The genomic region CCTTGCCGCCGCCGACGGCCGACAGCGGACGGCGGTCGGAGTTGTCCACCGGCGTCGGCGGCTTCACCGAACCGTCCGGGACCTCCGGCGTCAGCCTCAGCACCGACGGCAGCTGGTTGCGGTACGCGTACTCCGCGAGGCCCTTGCGGTAGATCGCGGTGACCAGCGCGGTGGCGGCCGGGCCGAGCGGCGCGGGCAGCACCAGCCGGCCGGGCGCAGCCGCCTTGTAGTAGCTGACCCCGGCGACGACGTGCAGCAGTTCCAGGACCCGCCCGAGAGCGGCGACCGCCTCGTCGGACGGTGGCCCCTCCGGCAGCGGCAGTGTGATCACCTCGGTGAACCGTTGCTCGCCGGCGGGGCCGGTCAGGGCGTAGTCGAACAGGGCCTCGCCGGTGGAGAGGTCGATCGAGTAGGACGGGAAGGTGAAGGCGTCCATCCGCCGCAGCTGCTCGTAGCGCACACGCCATACTAGGCCCTGGTTCGTCCTGCCGTGCCCGGCTGTGTCGGACCCGCCCCCGCGGCGGCCCGCCGGCCGCCGTCCCGCCTCGGAGGAGATCACCTGTGCGCCTGTCTGACATGCGCGGACGTTCTGTTGCCGTCTGGGGGACCGGCCGGGAGGGCCGGGCGGCGGTGACCGCGATCGCCGCGCACGGCCCGGCCGCCCTGGTCGCCGTCGACGACAGCGCCAACTTCCTCTCGCTGCCGTGGGACGGCCCGTTGGCCGAGGCGGCGCCGCTGGTCACCGGCGAGGCGGGGTTCGAGCGGCTGGCCGCCGCCGACGTCGTGGTCCGCTCGCCGGGGGTACCGCAGACCCACCCGTGGCTGGTGGAGCTGCGCCGCCGCGGCGTGCCGATCACCCAGGGCACCGCGCTCTGGATGGCCGACCACGCCGCCCGGACCGTCGGGGTGACCGGCAGCAAGGGCAAGAGCACCACCTCCAGCCTGATCAGCCACCTGCTCACCGCGGTGGACCGGCCCAACGTCTTCGGTGGCAACATCGGCGTGCCGACGCTGGACCTGCCGGAGGCGGACCTGTACGTGCTGGAGCTGTCCAGCTACCAGTGCAGCGACCTGACCGACTCGCCCCGGGTGGCGGTCGTCACCGCTCTCTTCCCCGAGCACCTGGACGCGCACGGCGGCGAGCGCGAGTACTACCGCGACAAGCTCAACCTGCTGGCGCACGACCCGGCGACCGTGGTCGTCAACGGCGCCGACCCGCGGCTCGCCGCCGAGCTGGGCGACCGGGCCGCGGTGCGCGCCGGCTCGCCGGACACCACCCACGTCGCCTCCGGTCCGGACGGCGCCCCGTGGTTCCACCTGCGCGACCAGCCGCTCTTCCCGCGGGCGGTGCTGCCGCTGGTCGGCCGGCACAACGAGGGCAACCTCTGCGTCGCGCTCGCCGTGCTCGACGCGCTCGGCGTGGACGTGGTGGCCCGCCGGGACACCCTGGCCGTGGCGGTCGCAGAGTTCCAGGGGCTGGCCCACCGGCTCACCGAGATCGCCGACCCGTCCGGGCTGACCTTCGTCGACGACACCCTCGCCACCAGCCCGTACGCGGCCATGCACGCCATCGACGCGTACGAGGGACGGCCGCTCACGGTGATCGTCGGCGGCAACGACCGGGGACTGGACTACACCCCGCTGCGGGAGCACCTGGCCGAGCGGGAGATCACCGTCATCGGCATCCCGGACAGCGGCCCCCGGATCGTCGAGTCGCTCGCCGGGCTGCCGGCGGTGCGTACCGAGATCGCCGAGGATCTGGTCGCCGCGGTGGGGCTGTCCCGCAAGCTCACCCCCGCCGGCGGGGTGGTGCTGCTGTCGCCGGCCGCGCCGAGCTACGGCCGGTTCCGCAACTTCGAGCACCGCTCCGAGGTCTTCGCCGAGGCGGTACGCGACACCGCCCGCTGAAGGGTGGAGCGGCCGGGCGAACGCCCTCGCCGCGGTGGGCGGCACCGAAGCCGGGAAGGCGCCGGCCGCGCGCGGGCTGGACGGGGACCAGGCTCAGCGGGATCCCGACATGCGCCGGCGGAGCCAGGAGCGGCGGGCCGGCGCGCTCTCCTCTCCGAGGTCGGGCTCGGGTTGGCCGGCCCCCTCCCGTCGCCACCGGTTGCCCTGCTGGTCGGTGAAGCACAGTCGCGCGGTGGTCGACGCGTACCGGGTGAGGTCGACGCTGCGGTCGACGGCGACGAACAGATCAGCGGCGGTCCCGCCCTCGAGCCGGTCGACCGGGCCGGTCACCGTGGTCACCGGCACCGGCCGGCCGCCCGGACCCGGTTCGCCGGCGTGCGCCACGGGCGTGGCGGCCAGGTCGAAGATCGGCCCGTCGCTGTCGTTGGCGACCCGGACGCGCAGCACCCCACCACCCTCCGTGCGGGTGGTGGTGGAGACGAGCCGTGCCTGCCGGGCCAGCGCGGCCCGGTCCTCACGGCGCCGGGCCCGCAGTTCACGGCGCAGGCTGAGCACGCCGAAGAGCAGCGTGCCGACGGTGCCGAGCCCGCCGAACCAGTCGGGAACCGATCCCCAGTCGACTCTCCAACCGGTCGGTACGACGGTCAGAGCCTCCACAATCGACATGTGGCCACGGTAGCCGCGGTACGCCAGTCCGCCCTCGGGTCCACCGTTCAGCGCGCTCCATCGGCCGTCCCGCCCGCGGGACTCTGCCGTTCATGTTCATGCGGCTGCGCGGAGTCGTAGCACAGGCCCGAGCCGGTAGTGTTGGTCACGGATCACGCGATCGGCCGTCACCCGCCACCGCGGACCGACCATCGTGGAGCCTGCCGTCTCGCCCCTCCGGGAGGCACGTTGAGTCACGGTCAACCCACCCCTCACCTACTCAGCCCCGCGCGACTGCCCGCGGGTCGTCGGGAGCGCTGCCGGGAGACGGGCCGCAGGGAGACGGTGCCGGGCCGCGGGGCCACGGCCCGCACCGGCCCGGCCGGCCAGGAGACGGGCCGCGGGGAGACCGGCCGATGACCGCCCCGGCACAGGACACCGGCTTCTCGATCATCCCGCCCCGCCGCAACCGGCTGCCGCTGCGGGGTCGGGACGAACTGGTCGAGACGATCCTGCGGGCCGCCGAGCCGCCCGCCGGCACCACGCGTGATCCGGAGGAGGCCACGCAGATCCTCTGGGGGCTGGGCGGCTGCGGCAAGAGCCTCACCGCGCAGGAGCTGGCCCGTCAGCTCGAGGAACGTGGCCGGCTGGTCTGGTGGATCTCGGCGAAGGACTCGGCTCGGGTCAGCGCCGGGATGCGCGAGGTCGCGGGGCAGCTCCAGGCGCCGGAGAACCAGCTCGACCTTGCCTGGGCCGGCAAGGCCCGCAGCCCGGTCGAGCTGGTGTGGGACCTGTTGAACAACTCACCCCGCCCCTGGTTGCTGATCTTCGACAACGCCGACGAGCCGACCCTGCTGGCTCCGGCCGACGGGCGGGTCGCCGACGGCACGGGCTGGCTCCGCCAGCCGCGTACGGCCAACGGGCTGGTCCTGGTCACCACCCGCGACGGGCGGCGGGACACCTGGGGTGAGTGGTCCACCATGCACCTGGTGAACGAGCTGTCGCCGGCCGACGGCGCGCAGGTGCTCGTCGACCTCGCCGGCGCGGCGCCCGGCACGCTGGCCCAGGCCGCCCGGCTCGCCGCCCGACTCAAGGGGCACCCGTTGGCGCTGCGCGGCGCCGGCACCTATCTGGCGGAGGCCAACCGCATCCCCGTCGGCACCGCGCGGTCCTCCATCCGCACCTATGACGACTACCGGGCGGCGTTGGACCACCGGGCCGGCACCACCACCCGGCCGAACGGCTCCAGCGGCTTCAAGAGAGCGGTCCGTCCTGTGGTGCAGTCCTGGGAAATGTCGCTGGACCTGCTCGCCGGGCGTGGGCTCGACCAGGCGCGGCCGGTGCTGCGCCTGCTGGCCTGTCTCGGCGACGCGCCGATTCCCTACGCCGTCCTGCTCGACCCGGTCCGGCTGTCGGCTTCCCCGCTCGTCGGCGAGATCGGCGAGGACCGGCTGCGCGAGGTGCTGCGCTCGTTGGCGGACTTCGCGCTGGTCGACCTCGGGGTGATCGAGTCGCTGCCCGCCCAGTCCCCGGTCGCTCACGTCGTCACCCTGCACCCACTGGTCCGTGAGCTGATCCGCGACCTGCCCGACGTGGTGTCCGATCGGGCGGCCTACCACGAGCTGGTGCTCCATCTGTTGGACGCCCTGCGGCTGCGCGACCCGGACCGCCCCCGCGAGGAGGAGTTCGACCCCGACGAGCCGGACAAGTGGGCGAGCTGGCACGTGCTGGCGCCACCCACGATGGGCGCGGTGCTGGATTTCCTCGACGGCGGAGACCTGCCGCGGCTCCGGCCCGACCTGCTGGACGTCGCGCTCGACCTGGCCCGGCTGATCGCCCGCTACATCCTGGCCGTCGGCCTGCCCGGCCAGGCGGAGATCTTCCTGGAACGCTGCCTGGCCGGATGCCGCCGGATAGGCGTCGACCTGAACGACCGGCCCGCGCTCAGCCTCCGCCACGAGCGTTCCCGGGCGGCGCTGGAGCAGGGGCACCTCAGCTGGGCCGAGAACGAGCTTCGCACGATCATCCCGGCCCGGGAGGCGCTGCTCGGTCGCGAGCACCGCAACACCCTCGCGAGCCGGCACAAGCTGGCCCGGACCATCCTGGAACAGGGCCGGTGGCGGGACGCCGAGGACGAGTTGCGTGACATCGTCCGGGCCGAGTACCGGGTGCGCGGCCCCGAGGACCGGGACACCATGACCGCACGGCACAGTCTGGCCCGCGCGATCGTCTACCAGGGCCGGTACGCCGACGCGCGCGCCGAACTGGCCGAGATCCTGGAGATCCGGCTGCGGCACTGGGCGCCGGACCACTTCGAGACCCTGACGGTGCGGCACACGCTGGACATGTGCCGGCTGCGCGAGGGCGAGATCGAGGAGGCGCTCGCGGACCTTCGCGAGATCCTCGCGACGGACGCCGCCAAGCGGCAGGTCCAGCATGTGGCCATGATCGCCGCTCGGCACACCCTGGCGGAATGTCTGGTCGCCACCGGTGCTACCGGCGAGGCGGAGAAGGTGCTGGTGGGGGTGGTCGAGGACCGGCGGCGGATCCTCGGCGACGACCACGCCGACACGGTCCGGGCCGAGGCCGACCTCCGGAAGCTACGTGGCGAATGAGGGACGGGACGTCGGGGTTCCGCTCCGGATCCGCAGCCAGCCTGACGAGGAGCTTATGTGAGTGATCAACTACGCCGCCGGGACCGACTGACCACCGAGTCGCTGCGGGAGTTGGCGACTGGTGAGATCGACGTGATCTGGCACCGTGAGTACTACCCGCCGGAGCAGTGCGACGCCGCACTGCCCCGGGTGGTCCGCGCCGTCGACGAGGCCAACTTCCTGCTCACCAAGGAGTTCACCAGCGTCGGCACGTCGATGGGCGAGGTGGCGAACGGCGGCGACAGCGTCCAGCGCTACCTGGACACCTCCGCCGACACCACCCGGCTGATCCGCCACGACGTGTTCGCCGGGCAGCAGTCACCGACCGACCTGATCCGGCTCGACCTGGACGAGATGTGGCCGTACGGGGCAACGGTCGGGCGGCACGACGGCCGGATGATGCTGCCGGGGGTGCTGCGCCGGATGACGCCGGGCGGTCGGGGCCGCCCACACATCGACCGCCGGCAGATCCCGCTGCTCGACACCTACCGGCTGCACCGCCGGCTGGGGGTGAACATCTACCTGGAGGTGCCGGAGCCCGGCGCGGGCGGTGAGATCGACTTCTGGGGCCACCTGTCCGAAGAGGAGTTCGTGGCGCTCAAGACCGACCCGTTCGACTACGGGATCGAGCCGGAGCGGGTCGGCCCACCGCTGGACACGGTGCTGCCGGGCAAGGGCGACCTGGTGATGTTCGAGGCAGGACGGATGCACGGCGTCCGCGAGGTGCGTGAGGGGTGTCGCACCTCGGCCGCCTGCTTCGTCGGCGTTCGCGCGGAGACCGATCCGCTGCTGGTCTTCGCCTGAGCCGCACCCGCGACGAACCGGTCGGGCGGTGGCAGGAGCCTCCCGGCTCATCCCTCGCGGGCGGCCAGAGCGGCGTGCAGGGCGCGCATCGAGCGGATCGCGGAGCGGATCTCCTGGAGGTAGCGGCCGGGGGTCAGCGTCTGCTCGGGCAGCCGGGCCAGGTCGGGCAGGGCCGGGTCGACGCCGACCGTGTCGATCCCGCACCCGTAGAGCACGGCGAGGGTGCGCAGCGCGTCGCAGTGCTGGAACGGCACGTAGATCGGGGCGGTGACCAGCAGGACCGGGTCGCCGCCGGCGAGCCGGGCGTGCTCGGCCCAGAACCGCTGGGTGTCGGCGGTGTGCGCGCGGCGCCGCTCGGGCTCGCTGGACGGCGCGGCGAGCACCCGCACCGGCGGCGTGCCGGCGGGTCGGTAGGTGCGTGACGACCAGGAGTGGTGCGGATGGCCGGCGTCCAGGCCGTCCTGCTCGGCCGGCGCGGTCACGCCGAACGCGAGCCGCACGGCCACGTCGAGCGCGTCGACCTCGGTCGCGCAGCCGGTCACGCCGGCGCCGGCCAGGGCCCGCAGCTCCATCTCGGACAGCGGACGGAAGCTGCCCAGCACCGCCACCTCGCCGGCCACCGGCAGGCCCCGCCGCAGCAGGTGCGCCGCGTACGCGACCCGGCGAAGGCAGGCGTGCGCCAGCCCGCCGAGCACCACCAGGTGGGTGTACCCGGGGCGGGCCGGCGGCTCCGGGCGGACCAGGCCGAGCGCGGTGGCGGCGTCGTGGACCTGCCCGGCGGTGGCCGCGTCGAGGGCCGGTTCCCGCGCCTCGGGCCGCTCCCGACCGCCCCGGAAGTCCCAGTGCCGTCCGGTGAAGTCGTCCAGGCCGGCCAGCAGCGTGGCGAGGTCGCCGGCCGGCCACCGCCCGCCGAAGCGGGCGACCAGACCGCGCAGCGGCGGGGCGCCGATCCACCTGGCGATCCCGTCGATGATCGGCTCGCCGTCCCCGACCAGCAGGGCGCCGGCCAGCGGCACCGGCACGGGTACGCCGGTGATTGGCGCGGAATCGGTGGCACCCGGCGTGGGTGGGGCGGGACGCTCGGGCACGTCCGGATCGTACCGGCCGCTCAGCCGGGCCGGCCGTCGGCTGGGCCGGGTTCGGGCCGGTCGCGGCGGCGGCGCGCCGGCCGCCGTGCCGGCGCGGAAAACGACGGTCGAACGCCGGTGCAGCCACCGGAAGCGCGCCCTGAACGAGCTGTCACAACGGAAAACGTGGGCCAGTCCGTTGACGGTCTGTCAGGCCCGGCGGAGGCTCGCGCTACACGCTGACTCTTGTCGCGCCCTCGGGGTGGTGAAAGCGTGCGGTAACCGCGAAGCGAAGGGTGCGACGATGACCACCGACGATCTGTTGGCCCGGCACCGGGCCGTGCTCCCGACCTGGATGCCGCTGTACTACGACGAACCGATCGAGCTGGTCTCCGGCTCGGGCCGCCGGGTGACCGACGCCCAGGGCCGCACCTACCTGGACTTCTTCGGCGGCGTGCTGACGACGATGCTCGGCTACGACATCCCCGAGGTCCGCGAGGCCGTCGAGCGGCAGCTGCGCACCGGGGTGGTGCACACCTCGACGCTCTACTTGATCCGCCAGCAGGTCGAGCTCGCCGAGAAGATCGCGCGGCTCTCCGGCATCCCGGACGCCCGGGTGTTCTTCACCAACTCCGGCACCGAGGCGAACGAGGCGGCGCTGCTGGTCGCCACCAACCACCGCCGCTCGCACCAGATCCTCGCCGTCCGCAACAGCTACCACGGCCGGTCGTACGCGGCGATGGGCGTCACCGGCAACCGCGGCTGGTCGGCGAGCCCGCTCAACCCGCTGCAGGTGGCCTGGCTGCACTCCGGCGAGCGGCTGCGCGGGCTGCTCTCCCGGCTGGACGCCGACGAGCAGGTGGACGCGGCGGTGGAGGACCTGCGCGAGGTGCTCGCCACCCAGACCGCCGGTGACGTGGCCGCACTGATCGCCGAGCCGATCCAGGGCGTCGGCGGCTTCGTCCACCCGCCGGACGGCCTCTTCGCCGCCTGGAAGAAGGTGCTCGACGAGACCGGGATCCTGTTCATCGCCGACGAGGTGCAGACCGGCTGGGGGCGTACCGGCGAGCACTTCTGGGGCTACCAGGCGCACGACGTCACGCCCGACCTGCTCACCTTCGCCAAGGGCATCGGCAACGGCTTCGCCCTCGCCGGCGTGGTCGGCCGCGCCGAGGTGCTCGAGTCGGTGCCGGCGATCAGCTTCTCCACCTTCGGCGGCAACCCGGTCTCCACGGCCGCCGGCAACGCGGTCCTCGACTACCTGCTCGACCACGACCTCCAGGCCAACGCGGCCCGCACCGGCGCGATCCTCGCCGACGGCCTGCGCGCCGCTGTGGCCGACCTCGACTGCGTCGCCGAGGTACGCGGCAAGGGGCTGATGCTCGCCGTCGAATTCGTCCACCCGGGCACCACCGAACCGGATCCGGCGTGCGCCGTGCGCGCGTTCGAGGCGTGCCGGGCCGGCGGGCTCCTGGTCGGCAAGGGCGGCCTGCACGGCAACGTGCTGCGGATGGGACCGCCGCTGACGCTCACCGAGGAGGAGGCCCGAAAAGGGCTGGCCATCCTGGTCGACGCGATCCGCACCGCCGCCGCGGCGGGGGTGCCGGCATGAGCGCCGTCATCACCCACTTCGTCGAGGGCAAGCGGTTCGCCGGGGCCTCCGAGCGGCGCGGGGACGTGTTCGACCCGGCTACCGGCCGGCGTACCGGTGAGGTGGCGCTGGCCTCGGCCGCGGACGTCGCGGTGGCCGTGGAGGCCGCCGCCCGCGCGGCCCGGGCCTGGCGCGACGCCTCGCTGGCGAAGCGCACGTCGGTGCTCTTCGCGTTCCGCGAAATGGTGCACGCCCGGCGGGACCGGCTGGCCGAGGTGATCACCGCCGAGCACGGCAAGGTGCTCGCCGACGCGGCCGGCGAGGTGCAGCGCGGGCTCGAGGTGATCGAGTACGCCTGCGGCATCCCGTCCGCGCTGCGCGGCGCGTTCAGCGAGAACGTCTCCACCGAGGTGGACTCGTACACGCTGCGCCAGCCGCTCGGGGTGGTCGCGGTGATCTCGCCGTTCAACTTCCCGGTGATGGTGCCGCTGTGGTTCGTCCCCGTCGCGGTGGCCTGCGGCAACGCCGTGGTCCTCAAGCCGAGCGAGAAGGACCCGAGCGCGGCGCTGCTGCTCGCCGAGTGGTTCGTCGAGGCCGGGCTACCGGAGGGCGTGCTCAACGTCGTCAACGGCGACAAGGAGGCGGTGGACGCGCTGCTGGACCACCCGGACGTTCAGGCGGTGTCGTTCGTCGGCTCCACCCCGATCGCCCGCTACGTCTACCAGCGCGGCACCGCCGCCGGCAAGCGGGTGCAGGCGCTGGGCGGAGCGAAGAACCACATGGTGGTGCTCCCGGACGCCGACCTCGACCTGGCCGCCGACGCCGCGGTCAACGCCGGGTTCGGCTCGGCGGGGGAGCGGTGCATGGCCATCTCCGCGCTGGTCGCGGTCGGCCCGGTGGCCGACGCGCTGGTCGCGAAGATCGCCGAGCGGATGGCCGGGCTGCGGACCGGGGACGGCCGGCGCGGCTGCGACATGGGTCCGCTGGTCACCGCCGCGCACGCGGCCCGGGTGCGCTCGTACGTCGAGTCGGGAGTGGCGGCCGGCGCGGTGCCGGTGGTGGACGGCCGGACCGTCGAGCCGGACGGTGACCCGAACGGGTTCTGGCTGGGGCCGACCCTCTTCGACCATGTCACCCCGAACATGTCGATCTACACCGACGAGATCTTCGGCCCGGTGCTGAGCGTGCTCCGCGTCGGCTCGTACGACGAGGCGTTGGACCTGGTCAACGCCAGCCCGTACGGCAACGGCACGGCGATCTTCACCAACGACGGCGGCGCGGCCCGCCGTTACCAGCACGAGGTGGAGGTCGGCATGGTCGGGATCAACGTGCCGATCCCGGTGCCGATGGCGTACCACTCGTTCGGCGGCTGGAAGTCCTCGCTCTTCGGCGACCTGCACGCGCACGGCGAGGACGGCGTGCGGATCTTCACCCGCGGCAAGGTCGTCACCAGCCGCTGGCTGGACCCCCGGCACGGCGGGGTCAACCTCGGCTTCCCGACCCAGACCTGAGCAGCCGCAGCGCGCCGGCCCCGGCCACGTACGCCACCAGGGCCGGGACCGGCACGCCCAGCGGCTCGGCGGCCTCCTTCGGCGTCTGACTGTTGATCACCAGACCGCACACGACGGCGAGGTAGCCGCCCACGGTGAGCGCGGCTCGGACGGTCCTGCGGCGCCCGCCCGCCGCGGGCCCCCGTCCGGCGCGGCTGGCCGCCGGCTTCCGTTCGGCGCGGCTGGCCGCCGACGTTGTGGCCGGCGCACGGTGGCCGGGCGGCGGGTCGCCGTGCGGCCGGCCGGCGCCAACCGGTCGCCGGCGGCGGCCGCTGCGCGCCTCGACCGGGCCGAAGACGGCGACCAGGCCGGCCAGCACCACGGCCAGCAGCAACACCCAGGGCAGCCGCCAGGCCAGCCAGGCGGCCGAGCCGACCGGCGGGGTGGGCAGCAGGTGCGCCGCGTCCAGGGCGCCGACCAGCAGGATCGCGGCGGTCAGGTGCCACAGGAAGACGGTCAGGACGACGGCGTTGACCGCGATCACCAGTCGCCACGGCCGGTCCCGGTGCAGCCAGCGGTCGGCGGGACCGCGGAGCAGCAGGATCAGCCCGAGCTGGGCCGTGGTCAGCGTCAGCAGCGCGAGGCTCGGCGGCGCGGCGTTGTCCAGCCGCTCGCCGGGCACGTTGAGCATGCTGACCGGGTACGGGCCGGCCGTGAGCAGCACGGTGGCGGCCAGGCCGCCGAGCAGCGCCGCCGAGCCGGCCCGCCGCGACGTCGGCAGCCGGCGGCCGGCGCCCTCCCGCCCGGGGCTACCGCCCTCCCGCCCTGGCCTGCCGGCCTCCCGCCCTGGCCTGCCGGCCTCCCGCCCTGGCCTGCCGGCCTCCCGCCCTGGCCTGCCGGCCTCCCGCCCTGGCCTGCCGGCCTCCCGCCCTGGCCTGCCGGCCTCCCGCCCTGGCCTGCCGGCCTCCCGCCCTGGCCTGCCGGCCTCCCGCCAGGCGATGCCCAGCTGATGCACCGCCAGCCAGCCGAAGAGGTAGTTGCCGAGCGCCAGCTGGGCGGGGCCGAGCGCCCGGCCCAGGTCGCCCGCGACGACCAGCGCCGCCAGCACCGGCGGCACGACGAGGCCGAAGCGCCGGTGCAGCGCCACCATCACCGGGGTCAGCGGCACCACCAGCAGGTACGCGGCGAGGAACCACAGCGGGATCGTCGCGAACCAGACCACGGTGCGGATGCGGGTGTCCGACACGCCGGCCGCCCAGGCCACCAGGGCCGCCCCGGTGAGCACCAGCACCAGCGTGGTGGTGGGACGCAGCAGCCGGGCGCTGCGTGCCAGCAGCCAGCCGCCGGCGTCCCCGCCGCGGGACCGGTGCGCGGCCAGCGAGGCGGCGTTGGCGTACCCCCCGACCAGGAAGAAGACCGGCATCACCTGGAACGCCCAGGTCACCGGATACGCCCAGGGCAGGTCGGGCAGCGCCGAGCGGGCGGTGGGCCGGCCGGCGGGGTCCTCGCCGACGGCGGCGACCGCCCAGTGGCCGAGCACGACCAGGACGATGGCGAGCGCGCGGAGCAGGTCGACGTAGCGCTCCCGGCCGGCCGGCGTCGCCGCGGCGAGCTGGGCCAGACGGCGCATGGGCCGAGGGTATGCCAGCCCGGCCGGGCCGGCCTGAATAACGGTTCGGTTCACGGGGGTTGAAGTCCCGGCGCAGCTGCCGTAGAAATTCTTCAGCAACAATCTGCGAATTGAAGACAAGCAACAGATCCCCCAGCGCCTCGTACGGCGGTCGTCACCCCCATCCACGGCGGCTGCCCGGCCCGAACCGAGGAGAGAGCATGAACAGGCGTGACATCCTGCGGCGGAGCGCCGCCGCCGGCCTGCTGGCCACTCCCGCCGCCGGCCTGCTGGCCGGCTGCGCCACCGGCGGCGGTGACGACGACGGCGACGCCGGCGTCTACAAGGGCACCAAGAGCGAACAGAACCCGCTGGGGGTCAAGGAGGACGCCCCGCTCGAGGTGGTGATCTTCAACGGCGGGTTCGGCGAGGAGTACGCCAAGTCCCACGAGGCCATGTACACCCAGAAGTACCCGAAGGCGAAGATCAACCACTCGGCGACGCAGGAGATCAGCAAGACCCTGCAGCCGCGCTTCGTCGACGGCACCCCGCCGGACGTGGTGAACAACTCCGGCGCCGGCCAGATCGACTTCAACGGCCTGGTCTCCCAGAACGCCCTGGCCGACCTCGGCGAGCTGCTCGCCGCCCCGAGCCTCGACATCCCCGGCAAGACGGTCAAGGACACCCTGCTGCCCGGCGCGGTCGACGTCGGCTCGTACGACGGCAAGTTCCTGGTGCTCAACTACACCTACACCGCCTACGGCATCTGGCACTCCACCAAGCTCTTCGCCGACCGCGGCTGGCAGTACGCGAAGACCTGGGACGAGCACATCGCGCTCTGCAAGCAGATCAAGGCCGCCGGCATCGCCCCCTGGACGTACGCCGGCCTGCACCCGCGCTACATGAGCTGGCCGGTGATCTCCACGGCGATCAAGCTCGGCGGGCCGTCGGTGGCGCTGGCGATCGACAACCTGGAGCCGAACGCCTGGAAGTCCGACGCCATGAAGACGGCGGCCGACGCCTGGCACCAGATCGTCAAGGACAAGTACATCCTGGAGGGTTCGCCGGGTCTGGACCACAAGCAGTCGCAGACCGCCTGGTGCCAGGGCAAGGCCGCCTTCATCTCCTGCGGCTCCTGGTTGGAGAGCGAGCAGAAGGACGTCACCCCGGCCGGGTTCAACATGACCGTGGCGCCGACCCCGAGCCTGGGCAGCGGCGACAAGCTGCCGTTCGAGGCGATCCGGGGCACCGCCGGCGAGCCGTTCATGGTGCCGGCCAAGGCCAAGAACCTCGCGGGCGGCCTGGAGTACTTCCGGGTGATGCTCTCCAAGGCCGGCGCCCAGGACTTCACCCGCAAGGTGGCCAGCCTGACCGTGGTCGCCGGCTCCACCGAGGGCGTGGACCTGCCGTTCGGGCTCTCCACCGTGGTCAAGGCGCTGGACGCATCCGGCGCCAACGGCTTCAACTGGGTGTACAACAACTACTACCGCAAGCTGGAGCGCAACCTCGTCGACGCGGCGTGCGGCGAGTTCTTCAGTGGTCGGATCGGCCCGGCGGACTTCCTCGACCAGTGTCAGAAGGGCGCCGACTCGATCGCCCAGGACACCTCGATCAAGAAGTACAAGCGGGCCGCGTGACACCCGTCCGGTGCGGGCGCGGTCCGCGCCCGCACCGGACGTCGCACCGGAAGAGGACCTCACCGTGAGACATGGCAAGTACCCGCTGATCGTCACCTTCCTGGTGCCGCCGGTCCTGCTCTACATCGTCTTCGTCGTGTCGCCGTACCTGCAGGCGTTCCAGATCTCCACCACCGACTGGCTCGGCTACTCGGCCGACGCCAACTCGGTGGGGCTGGCGAACTTCAAGACGCTCTGGCGCGACGACTACGTCTGGAACGCGTTGAAGAACAACGCGATCCTGCTCGCGCTCGTACCGGTGCTGACCATCGTGCTCGGGCTGTTCTTCGCCACCATGCTCAACATGGGCGGGCGCAAGGGCCGCGCCGGGGTGACGGGGGTACGCGGCACCTCGATCTACCGCACAGTCTACTTCTTCCCGC from Micromonospora sp. WMMD812 harbors:
- the murD gene encoding UDP-N-acetylmuramoyl-L-alanine--D-glutamate ligase, whose protein sequence is MRLSDMRGRSVAVWGTGREGRAAVTAIAAHGPAALVAVDDSANFLSLPWDGPLAEAAPLVTGEAGFERLAAADVVVRSPGVPQTHPWLVELRRRGVPITQGTALWMADHAARTVGVTGSKGKSTTSSLISHLLTAVDRPNVFGGNIGVPTLDLPEADLYVLELSSYQCSDLTDSPRVAVVTALFPEHLDAHGGEREYYRDKLNLLAHDPATVVVNGADPRLAAELGDRAAVRAGSPDTTHVASGPDGAPWFHLRDQPLFPRAVLPLVGRHNEGNLCVALAVLDALGVDVVARRDTLAVAVAEFQGLAHRLTEIADPSGLTFVDDTLATSPYAAMHAIDAYEGRPLTVIVGGNDRGLDYTPLREHLAEREITVIGIPDSGPRIVESLAGLPAVRTEIAEDLVAAVGLSRKLTPAGGVVLLSPAAPSYGRFRNFEHRSEVFAEAVRDTAR
- a CDS encoding tetratricopeptide repeat protein — encoded protein: MTAPAQDTGFSIIPPRRNRLPLRGRDELVETILRAAEPPAGTTRDPEEATQILWGLGGCGKSLTAQELARQLEERGRLVWWISAKDSARVSAGMREVAGQLQAPENQLDLAWAGKARSPVELVWDLLNNSPRPWLLIFDNADEPTLLAPADGRVADGTGWLRQPRTANGLVLVTTRDGRRDTWGEWSTMHLVNELSPADGAQVLVDLAGAAPGTLAQAARLAARLKGHPLALRGAGTYLAEANRIPVGTARSSIRTYDDYRAALDHRAGTTTRPNGSSGFKRAVRPVVQSWEMSLDLLAGRGLDQARPVLRLLACLGDAPIPYAVLLDPVRLSASPLVGEIGEDRLREVLRSLADFALVDLGVIESLPAQSPVAHVVTLHPLVRELIRDLPDVVSDRAAYHELVLHLLDALRLRDPDRPREEEFDPDEPDKWASWHVLAPPTMGAVLDFLDGGDLPRLRPDLLDVALDLARLIARYILAVGLPGQAEIFLERCLAGCRRIGVDLNDRPALSLRHERSRAALEQGHLSWAENELRTIIPAREALLGREHRNTLASRHKLARTILEQGRWRDAEDELRDIVRAEYRVRGPEDRDTMTARHSLARAIVYQGRYADARAELAEILEIRLRHWAPDHFETLTVRHTLDMCRLREGEIEEALADLREILATDAAKRQVQHVAMIAARHTLAECLVATGATGEAEKVLVGVVEDRRRILGDDHADTVRAEADLRKLRGE
- a CDS encoding 2OG-Fe(II) oxygenase translates to MSDQLRRRDRLTTESLRELATGEIDVIWHREYYPPEQCDAALPRVVRAVDEANFLLTKEFTSVGTSMGEVANGGDSVQRYLDTSADTTRLIRHDVFAGQQSPTDLIRLDLDEMWPYGATVGRHDGRMMLPGVLRRMTPGGRGRPHIDRRQIPLLDTYRLHRRLGVNIYLEVPEPGAGGEIDFWGHLSEEEFVALKTDPFDYGIEPERVGPPLDTVLPGKGDLVMFEAGRMHGVREVREGCRTSAACFVGVRAETDPLLVFA
- a CDS encoding aspartate aminotransferase family protein; its protein translation is MTTDDLLARHRAVLPTWMPLYYDEPIELVSGSGRRVTDAQGRTYLDFFGGVLTTMLGYDIPEVREAVERQLRTGVVHTSTLYLIRQQVELAEKIARLSGIPDARVFFTNSGTEANEAALLVATNHRRSHQILAVRNSYHGRSYAAMGVTGNRGWSASPLNPLQVAWLHSGERLRGLLSRLDADEQVDAAVEDLREVLATQTAGDVAALIAEPIQGVGGFVHPPDGLFAAWKKVLDETGILFIADEVQTGWGRTGEHFWGYQAHDVTPDLLTFAKGIGNGFALAGVVGRAEVLESVPAISFSTFGGNPVSTAAGNAVLDYLLDHDLQANAARTGAILADGLRAAVADLDCVAEVRGKGLMLAVEFVHPGTTEPDPACAVRAFEACRAGGLLVGKGGLHGNVLRMGPPLTLTEEEARKGLAILVDAIRTAAAAGVPA